The genomic region ACATGTGTCATGTCTGTGTTGCTTGTGCACTGAACTTAAGCTATTTATACATTCTCACCTAAAACAGAAGTCATTTATGCACTAATTAAAAAttgcttgttttttttaaagcataaaAACTCTAAAACAGTGGTAAATAATGACACAGCTTTTGGGATATTCATTTCAATAATCTGTGACGAATGGGTGACCAACAGTActacatacattttttttttttttttaacaatatttttcatatatttttgaaatagtCAGTGACAAATggtaagaaaaacaaaagtggCTGATACATTTAGAAAGTGTTATTCATCATTAACAGTTGATCATTTGTATGAAAGTTGTTGTGAAAAGAGTTACGTCTACAGTATTATGAAATCTAAATAACATGCTTCGGATATCCTGGGGAACACCAATTTGAAGACTCTGGTCTTTGAACTTTAAAGGAGACTCATCCATCAACAATTTCTTTCAAGCCAATTgggatttcttttctttacttttatggATTTTGGACTTTTTGTCATGATGTTGTTAGTGGCTCAAATTCGAGTGGAATCCTTTGATAGAGAATCATAATCTAACTGACATTGGAGCTATCTGAAACGTGATCCTtgctttgaactttgaagctaGTGACACAAAACCAATGAGTTATTTTCGGAACAAAACCAATTTTACATTTATTCTTAACAAGTATGTTATGTGATAGACAGTAACccattattagttatttttatatagacttatcatttatttttttatcatttacaGTTTGTCATcctataatttgaaattatgcGTGAAATTACTTGTGTTACTAATATTTTCACGATTAATTACATTCAACGAGAGTTCACCAATTTTTTTCACACCAGCCCTCATTTTTTGCGTCGGTACTTGGTGGGCCTAATTGAAACCTATCTCAAATATTAAGATTTAATTCTCTAAAATAAAGAGGATTTTAGTTTTGGCTAATCTGTAGGATATGCTCCCTTATCCAAAAACGTTTTACGCCAGCAAACGTGTTATCAAAACACTTATCCacaatgttattaaaaaaataaaataaaaaaacgctTATCCACAAACCATTTATCCCTACAAACTTACACCTGCAATAGAAAGagaatgaaggaaaacaaattaGAGAAAAGCAAGAATGACAGCATGTTGTGACatgcatatttatatatatatttaaaatgaagCTGGTTAATTTGGCTTCCAGTAACAAATTTGGGCAATGAAATAATCTGAAACATAGCCTAAATAAAGATATAGTATGGGTAGAATCTCTGCATGAGGATGTGGAAGACGTTTTCCATTAGGATTTGCCCTTGAACTTGTGTTGTTTttatagttttggttttttttaatactatttcgCTTACctttgtctcaaaaaaaaaaaaaaaaaagaaaaagaaaagaaaagaaaagaaaagaaagaggacAGTATTTGACATCCACGTCATCGAACAAATAAAGTTGTTAATTTGGTCTgcctttttttaatgttaatcGGCTTCTAATGTGAAATTGCCAAATTGAACCATGCGAAATTGGGAAAAACTTTTGTGTAGAGCCGCACGAGGTTGACAACGTATGCAACCcaaaaccacaaaaattaaaaaggaaaaagtaaaacTTCAAATAGTATTGAATTACCCTATTCCCAAACATAGAGCTTCTTTTCTTGTCCCCAATGCTCCCAATCACAATGCCCTCCTTTCCTCTCTATTCgtgcctcttcttcttcttgtttatCATAGTTTTTTATTGGAAGAGGTCCAAAGCCAAACGCCAAAGCCATAAGTTGCCATCAGGGCCATGGAAACTGCCTCTTATAGGGAATTTGCACCAACTAGGTTTCTCTCTACCACATCGATCTTTGAGAGACTTAGCCATGAAATATGGACCTATTATGCAATTACAACTGTGTGAGGTCGTGGCTATAATCATTTCATCTCCAAAAGTAGTTGAAGAAGTGCTGAAGACGCATGATGCTGCTTTGGCAAATAGGCCAATTGTTCTTGCCATTGAAGTTATGTGCTACGGTAATTCAGGTATAGTCTTTGCTCCCTATGGTGATTATTGGAGACAAATGAGAAAGATTTGTGTCTCAAAGCTCCCGAGTGCCAAGCGAGTCCAGTCATTTAGCAGAATTAGAGAAGAAGTGGTAAATAATCTTGTTGAATCCATTTCCTTCTCAGAGGGAGTTCCAATCAATCTCAGTGAGAAGATCTTCTTCTCAACATATTGTACAGCTTTCAGGGCAGCCATTGGGAAGAAGtgcaaatatgaaaaagaattcATATCATTAATCAAGGAAATGTTTACTCTAGATGGAGCCTTTGACTTACCTGATTTCTTCCCTTCACTAAAGTTCCTTCGCTTCCTTACAGGAATCAAGCTCGCATTGTTGAAAACGCATAGAAAAACAGACAAAATTCTGAATGATATAATCAACGAtcataagaagaaaagaattgtcATTTCAGctaaaaaaagtgaagaaagcGATAATGATGATATGATTGATGTGCTTCTGAAACTTCAGGAAACGGGCGAGCTTGGATTTAACGTCACAAGCAACCACATCAAAGCTGTCACACTGGTATTtttttgtgcaattgtgct from Castanea sativa cultivar Marrone di Chiusa Pesio chromosome 11, ASM4071231v1 harbors:
- the LOC142617502 gene encoding cytochrome P450 71D8-like, with amino-acid sequence MLPITMPSFPLYSCLFFFLFIIVFYWKRSKAKRQSHKLPSGPWKLPLIGNLHQLGFSLPHRSLRDLAMKYGPIMQLQLCEVVAIIISSPKVVEEVLKTHDAALANRPIVLAIEVMCYGNSGIVFAPYGDYWRQMRKICVSKLPSAKRVQSFSRIREEVVNNLVESISFSEGVPINLSEKIFFSTYCTAFRAAIGKKCKYEKEFISLIKEMFTLDGAFDLPDFFPSLKFLRFLTGIKLALLKTHRKTDKILNDIINDHKKKRIVISAKKSEESDNDDMIDVLLKLQETGELGFNVTSNHIKAVTLEVFFAGSETSATTIEWAMSELIKNPRVMEKAQAEVRQVLEGQRNFNEANIQKLDYLKLVVKETLRLHPSAALIAREAREKCEINGYEVPNNTTVIINAWAIGRDPEYWIDSECFFPERFQDSLINFKGSDFGFVPFGGGRRICPGISFALANIELVLSRLLYHFNWKLPNEIKPKELDMSESFGISCRRKNDLYLIATPLKPLLHERH